The genomic interval GCCTGCTCCGAAACGCTGTTAGTCGCCCCAAACCCTATCACACGACTCCAGAGGACATCGAAAAGTACGCCTACGATGACCGCTTCCACGGCTTCGTCTTCGATCCAACCGTCGATAACTACCCCGACGAAGACGTCCTCGCCGTCCTCGAGGATGTCGGACTCCCGCTCCTCGTCCGCGCCGGCGTCGACGCGCCGCCAGCCGAACTCACGGAGACCGTTCTCGGCCACGACTTTCCCGTTATCGTCGCCCAGTTCGGCGGCCACCCACTTGATCGCGAACTAATGGCCCAGATGATTGACCTCCTCGATGAGTACGACGAGTGCTACCTCGAGACGAGTTTCGTCCGCTATCGCCAGTTGCTCGAGCGCGCCGTACTCGAGCATCCGGATCGCGTCTTCTTCGGCAGCGGTGCGCCGGCCTGCCATCCAAACGTCGCTGTCATGGAGATTCTCACCTTGGACGTCTCCGAGGACATGCTGCGGCGCGTCTTTTCGAAGAACGTCTGTCGCATTATCGATGCACTCGGGCCGGATGCTGCGCTCAGGAGGTAGTCGGCTTGTTTCGACGGCCGATCAGTCAGCGGCTCGCGTTACAACCTCGGAGTGGACAACCTCGTCGCGTTCGTTCTCGTGGAATACTTCGATCTCGTCCGGCAGTCCGGAGAGAAATTCCAGTTGGATCTGGTACGGGACGTTCCGCCCGACATCCATAACGAGATCGGTCTCTATTCGACTGACGCCGACGATAACAACTATCGACTCTTCTTTCCAGCGGATATTTTTTGGGACGATCTGATAGCTCTCGTCCCCCGTCGGGAAGACCCCGTCTATCAGTACCTGATTCGAATTGCTGAGCCACTGTACGTCGACGGAGACGCTCTGGGCGAGAATGCTCGGTGGCGTCTGTAACCCTGCAAAATTGGTGAACTGCCACGTTCGTAGTTCCATAGCGATTGATTAGGCGAGAAATCGGATAAAACGTGTCCTCGAGACGCTGTTACTTCGACTGTGTGATCTCGCGTGGGCGCTCGAGGACGAGCAATCCGAGTCCACACAGGACCAACGCGACTGGGACGCTGATGAGGATAGCGACCATTACTGTCGGCAGAAACAGCAGGAGGATTCCAGCGAGCACAATGAGTCCAAGCAGACTCTGATAGAGCTGGGTCCGGTACCAGCCGTGCAACTTTCGTGCCCCGCAGTCGCCATCGGCGCTGTCATCGCTACCATCGCCATCGTCGCCGTCGTCACCCGACCCAGGACTGCAGCTGTCGGATGACACCCGTTACAATCCCTCGAGCGAGCGCAACTTCTGTTCGACCGCCGGTGGGGCGGCGCTTGGGCCGTCGCGGACGCGGTGATCAGGAATCAAGATTGGCGCAGGGTTTTCGTCGAGGGCCGTCCGGACCAGAATCAGGTCGTCGTCGTCCTGATGGTCGATGCCTGACGTCATTCGGGCGAGCGTCTCGACGCCGACCTGATCACCGTAGGGGATCTGGCGAACCTGCTCTAACACCGCGCGCTGGTCCGTTGGCATGGTCAATGCGATCTGTACGTCATCGAAGGAAACCTCCTCGACACCCTCGAGATAGTCGAAGATCTGCTCGAGAACCGGATGCTCGTCCTCGCTGTCTCCCTCGGGTGTCTCGGGGAATGTGACTCGGAGTACGCGCCCGCTTGCGGCCCCAACCTGTACGTAGCGGTCGAGATACGGTGATTTGCGCGCGTATATTCCGGCGTCCGTAACCTCGTCCATGACAGGGGGTAGCGCATCGGGCCTTGAATAGCCGCCGGTCGTCACTCGCCCCCAGCGCGACCGAATGGCGCAAGGCTTTTGTACATATGAGTACGTCGATGTACAACAATGAACTCCGAGACGGACCTGGCGCCCGCGGTGGCGTCGATCCTCGAGGCGGCTCGCACGCGAGCGGGCGGTGACGAGGCACTCGACGTCGACGCGCAGTCGCTCCCCGACGCACTCGAGCGGGCCGAGGCGGACGGCCGCGTCCCCGTGATCGCGGAAGTAAAACCGACGAGTCCGACCGCAGACGGGACCCGGGAGGACGACCCCGTCGAACTCGCCGAAGCGATGGTCGAGGGCGGCGCAGCGGCGATTTCGGTGCTGACCGAACCGAGCCACTTCGGCGGCTCGCCCGAGGCACTCGAGCGCGTTCGCGAGGCCGTCGACGTGCCCGTCCTCCGCAAGGACTTCGTCGTTCGCGAGGCCCAGTTGGACGTCGTCGACGCCGACCTCCTCCTCCTGATCGTCCGATTCGTCGACAATCTCGAGTCCCTTATCGAGGCTGCCCGCGAGCGCGGCTTCCAGCCCCTCGTGGAGGTGCACGACCGCGCGGAACTCGAGACCGCACTCGAGGCAGGCGCGGAGATAATCGGCGTCAACAACCGGGATCTGGCGAAACTCGAGGTGGACCTCGAAACCTTCGAGTCCGTTGCGCCCGAAGCCCCCGAAGACGTGACCCTGATCGCCGAAAGCGGCATTTCTTCGCCCGCGGACGTGCGCCGGATGCGCGAGGCGGGCGCTGACGCCCTCCTGGTTGGCAGCGCCATCATGGACCACGGCGCGGCCGACAGCGACGTAACGGAGAACACGCGGCGACTGACGCAGACGGAGTCCGCCCCGACAGCCGCCGACGGCGACAGCGAAGACTGATTTGATATGAGCAAGACCACACCAGACCACGACCGCGACCGCAACCGTGAGCGCGACAGCGAGGCGACGTTCGGCGACTACGGCGGCCAGTACGTCCCCGAGGCGCTGATGCCCGCCTTGCAGGAACTCGAGGACGCCTACGAGCGCTACGTTTTAAACAATGAAGACGGCTTCATGGACGAGTTCCGCGAGCGAATGCGTGATTTCGGCGGGCGACCAACGCCCTTGCAGCGCGCGGATCGACTCAGCGAGCGCTACGACCGCGAGATCTACCTCAAACGCGAGGACCTTGTCCACGGCGGCGCACACAAACTCAATAATGCGCTCGGGCAGGTCCTGCTCGCGAAGTACATGGGCAAAGAGCGGATCATCGCCGAGACCGGCGCGGGTCAACACGGCACCGCGACCGCGATGGCCGCCGCGCATCTCGACATGCCCTGTGAAATCTACATGGGCCGGACGGATATCAACCGCCAGCGCCCGAACGTCTACCGGATGCGGATGAACGGCGCGGCGGTCAACCCCGTGACGGCCGGCAGCGGGACGCTCAAGGAAGCGATCAACGAGACGATGCGCGACTGGGCGACCACGGTCGAGACGACCCACTACGTCATCGGCAGCGTCGTCGGCCCACACCCGTTCCCGAAGATGGTTCGGGATTTCCAGGCCGTCATCAGCCAGGAAGCGCGAAAGCAAATTCAGGAGCAAGCAGGTCGCCTCCCCGATACCGTCGTTGCCTGTGCGGGCGGCGGCTCGAACACGATGGGGACGTTCCACGAGTTCGTTCCCGATGAGAGTGTGGACCTCGTCGCCGTCGAAGCCGGCGGCTCGAGTCTCGAGATCGACGAAGAGGCGAATCTCGCACCTAACTCGGCGACGCTTTCGACGGGCAC from Natronolimnobius sp. AArcel1 carries:
- a CDS encoding amidohydrolase family protein, which translates into the protein MLELEHGFRVVDVYTRLVPDGGPGRARAQTRTPDQLEREMHQAGITKSVIFPPARAETEYVAANNGVARRSVDRPFIAFARINGTEHPEGSPTGLLRNAVSRPKPYHTTPEDIEKYAYDDRFHGFVFDPTVDNYPDEDVLAVLEDVGLPLLVRAGVDAPPAELTETVLGHDFPVIVAQFGGHPLDRELMAQMIDLLDEYDECYLETSFVRYRQLLERAVLEHPDRVFFGSGAPACHPNVAVMEILTLDVSEDMLRRVFSKNVCRIIDALGPDAALRR
- the trpB gene encoding tryptophan synthase subunit beta; translation: MSKTTPDHDRDRNRERDSEATFGDYGGQYVPEALMPALQELEDAYERYVLNNEDGFMDEFRERMRDFGGRPTPLQRADRLSERYDREIYLKREDLVHGGAHKLNNALGQVLLAKYMGKERIIAETGAGQHGTATAMAAAHLDMPCEIYMGRTDINRQRPNVYRMRMNGAAVNPVTAGSGTLKEAINETMRDWATTVETTHYVIGSVVGPHPFPKMVRDFQAVISQEARKQIQEQAGRLPDTVVACAGGGSNTMGTFHEFVPDESVDLVAVEAGGSSLEIDEEANLAPNSATLSTGTDGVLHGAMTKLLQSEDGQIVESHSVSAGLDYAGVGPELSHLVATDRVTPASVDDDDALNGFHRLSNLEGIIPALESSHALGYIEEHTDDLGDLVVVNVSGRGDKDLETVLEETEKRDLEAAPDVEVFKE
- the trpC gene encoding indole-3-glycerol phosphate synthase; this translates as MNSETDLAPAVASILEAARTRAGGDEALDVDAQSLPDALERAEADGRVPVIAEVKPTSPTADGTREDDPVELAEAMVEGGAAAISVLTEPSHFGGSPEALERVREAVDVPVLRKDFVVREAQLDVVDADLLLLIVRFVDNLESLIEAARERGFQPLVEVHDRAELETALEAGAEIIGVNNRDLAKLEVDLETFESVAPEAPEDVTLIAESGISSPADVRRMREAGADALLVGSAIMDHGAADSDVTENTRRLTQTESAPTAADGDSED
- a CDS encoding MGMT family protein, which encodes MDEVTDAGIYARKSPYLDRYVQVGAASGRVLRVTFPETPEGDSEDEHPVLEQIFDYLEGVEEVSFDDVQIALTMPTDQRAVLEQVRQIPYGDQVGVETLARMTSGIDHQDDDDLILVRTALDENPAPILIPDHRVRDGPSAAPPAVEQKLRSLEGL